The Mucilaginibacter rubeus genomic interval TTTGCCAGCCTGTTAGCTGTACATTATCATAGCAAACATCGTTGCTGTCCCATCCAAAAACAACATCGCAAAAACCGTAACCGCTCTGTAACCCATCAATAAACTTTTTTGGGTGGATAACCTTACCCCGCAAAATGCCATCAATATCGGCAAATGCGAATTTTATTTTCTGGATGTTATTCTGTTCAATATATGCTTTGATCTGTTCTGCGTTCATGGTGTAAAAGTATGGCCGGTTAAGGTATGGCAAGATAGCTATTATGGCTTAAACTATAAAAAAATAGCCTTTACGCGTTTAATACGCAATTGCTTTTACCTTTGTTTGAGCTATTTATATGGAAATAACAAATCGGTTTTTATTTGTTTACGGCACATTGCTGCAGCCCGGTAACGAGTTTGCAGATTACCTGAATAAACATTGTAAATTTATAAACAAAGGTAAGGTCAACGGTCGGCTTTATGATATTGGGGAATACCCTGGTGCGGTGATTAATAATGCAGAAGCTCTTTTTATCCACGGCGGTATTTTTATGATGGATGAACCGGAAGTTATATTAAATATAATTGACGATTACGAGGGGATAGGAGAGGCCTATGACCATCCACAGGAGTATACAAGAGAACTGGTTAATATTCTCACTGTTAACGGTGCCGAAAATTGCTGGATGTATCTTTACAACTTGCCTGTAAGCACATATCGCCAAATAATCAGCGGCGATTATATGCTATACTTAAACAATGCCGCCAAATAATCATTAAACAAAATGTTTTTCCATTTTAAAGATAGATTTCCGAAGTTAAATGCCTATTGGGACAAATACCTGCCATTTCAAAAACGGGTAGAAGCCCCGGCTAAAACTGTTTTACTTGAGGAAGGCAAAATATCCCAGCACTATATCTTTATTGAAAAAGGCTGTGTACGCACTTTTTT includes:
- a CDS encoding gamma-glutamylcyclotransferase; amino-acid sequence: MEITNRFLFVYGTLLQPGNEFADYLNKHCKFINKGKVNGRLYDIGEYPGAVINNAEALFIHGGIFMMDEPEVILNIIDDYEGIGEAYDHPQEYTRELVNILTVNGAENCWMYLYNLPVSTYRQIISGDYMLYLNNAAK